A single genomic interval of Nocardioides nitrophenolicus harbors:
- a CDS encoding VOC family protein, producing MTAIRGLGYLIVQSQDLPRWRELTVDCLAMQETTGPVADGLYLRMDERYARLVVLPGEVDRVVAVGWEVRDQFGLAEVAAAVEAAGVPFKELSQQECDERRVEAAIRFDDPAGTPVEVFFGPVLDHSPVLTGHGQAFVAGEQGMGHVVLPTTAADETVSFYTEVLGFLPRGAIRMGAALPPRRVRFMGVNQRHHSLAVCPAPHGEAPGLVHLMMEVDSLDAVGRALDKVNQAGFSLSSTLGRHTNDKMVSFYVRAPGGWDLEYGCEGMLVDEAFYTAEEITADSYWGHDWSGSEPLAAFLPPA from the coding sequence ATGACGGCGATCCGTGGCCTGGGCTACCTGATCGTGCAGAGCCAGGACCTGCCCCGTTGGCGCGAGCTGACGGTGGACTGCCTGGCGATGCAGGAGACCACCGGGCCGGTGGCCGACGGCCTCTACCTGCGCATGGACGAGCGGTACGCGCGGCTCGTCGTCCTGCCCGGCGAGGTCGACCGCGTGGTCGCCGTCGGCTGGGAGGTGCGCGACCAGTTCGGCCTCGCCGAGGTCGCCGCCGCCGTCGAGGCGGCGGGCGTGCCGTTCAAGGAGCTCAGCCAGCAGGAGTGCGACGAGCGGCGGGTCGAGGCGGCCATCCGGTTCGACGATCCCGCGGGTACGCCGGTCGAGGTGTTCTTCGGCCCGGTGCTCGACCACAGCCCCGTGTTGACCGGCCACGGCCAGGCGTTCGTCGCCGGCGAGCAGGGGATGGGCCATGTCGTCCTCCCGACCACGGCCGCGGACGAGACCGTCTCGTTCTACACCGAGGTGCTCGGCTTCCTGCCCCGCGGTGCGATCCGGATGGGCGCGGCACTCCCGCCGCGCCGGGTCCGCTTCATGGGCGTCAACCAGCGTCACCACAGCCTCGCCGTCTGTCCCGCGCCGCACGGCGAGGCGCCCGGCCTGGTGCACCTGATGATGGAGGTCGACAGCCTCGACGCCGTCGGCCGCGCACTCGACAAGGTCAACCAGGCCGGGTTCTCGCTGTCCTCGACGCTCGGGCGGCACACCAACGACAAGATGGTGTCCTTCTACGTGCGCGCGCCCGGCGGCTGGGACCTCGAGTACGGCTGTGAGGGCATGCTCGTCGACGAGGCGTTCTACACCGCCGAGGAGATCACCGCGGACAGCTACTGGGGTCACGACTGGTCCGGGTCCGAGCCGCTCGCCGCCTTCCTCCCACCGGCGTGA
- a CDS encoding FAD-dependent oxidoreductase, whose translation MSDAVHGADADVDVVVVGFGCAGGAAAIEARRAGASVVVLERASGAGGSSAQSGGELYLGGGTAVQEALGFEDDADNMLAFLRAALGPHADEEKLRLYCEGSVEHFEWFRGLGLEFEKSLYDAPSWMPPTTDGLMWLGENAWPYDEIARPVPRGHRPATGGFGGWLVMDRLVAACASAGVVTETDTRAVSLVVEAGRVVGVRARRFGEDVTYRARRGVVVTTGGFADNPEMVAAHAPDLLGHGVVSDGGDDGSGIVMAQALGAAVRRMSVVEVAYTALPALACRGMLVSARGERFINEDVYPGLFSHAALHEPGPCWVIVDAQALEEVGEADLWGTVPSYAAETIEELEADLGMPRGSLARTLAGYNAGAAAGGDPVFHKNARWTRVLAGPFAAIDPRIGFHNPTHRAAPGATGFAGFTLGGLRTTVDGEVLSLDGVPIPGLYAAGRASSGMHGQGYISGTSLGDGTFFGRRAGLAAASR comes from the coding sequence GTGAGCGACGCGGTGCACGGCGCCGATGCCGACGTCGATGTGGTGGTCGTCGGCTTCGGCTGCGCCGGTGGCGCCGCGGCCATCGAGGCCCGGCGCGCCGGCGCCTCCGTGGTCGTCCTCGAGCGTGCCAGCGGGGCGGGCGGCTCATCGGCACAGTCCGGCGGCGAGCTCTATCTCGGCGGCGGGACCGCTGTGCAGGAGGCCCTCGGGTTCGAGGACGACGCCGACAACATGCTCGCCTTCCTGCGCGCGGCGCTCGGTCCGCATGCCGACGAGGAGAAGCTGCGGCTCTACTGCGAGGGCAGCGTCGAGCACTTCGAATGGTTCCGCGGGTTGGGGCTCGAGTTCGAGAAGTCGCTCTACGACGCGCCTTCCTGGATGCCGCCGACCACCGACGGATTGATGTGGCTGGGCGAGAACGCCTGGCCGTACGACGAGATCGCCCGCCCCGTCCCGCGCGGGCACCGACCCGCCACCGGCGGCTTCGGCGGCTGGCTGGTCATGGACCGCCTGGTCGCCGCGTGTGCATCGGCCGGCGTGGTGACCGAGACCGACACCCGCGCGGTGTCGTTGGTCGTCGAGGCCGGCCGGGTGGTCGGCGTACGCGCTCGGCGGTTCGGCGAGGACGTGACCTATCGCGCCCGCCGGGGCGTCGTCGTCACGACCGGCGGCTTCGCCGACAACCCCGAGATGGTCGCCGCGCACGCACCCGACCTGCTCGGCCACGGCGTGGTCAGCGACGGCGGAGACGACGGTAGCGGCATCGTGATGGCCCAGGCATTGGGCGCCGCGGTACGTCGGATGTCGGTCGTGGAGGTCGCCTACACCGCACTGCCGGCGCTCGCCTGCCGCGGCATGCTCGTCAGCGCGCGCGGTGAGCGGTTCATCAACGAGGACGTCTACCCGGGGCTGTTCAGCCACGCCGCGCTGCACGAGCCCGGCCCCTGCTGGGTGATCGTCGACGCGCAGGCACTCGAGGAGGTCGGCGAGGCCGACCTGTGGGGGACCGTGCCGTCGTACGCCGCCGAGACGATCGAGGAGCTCGAGGCCGATCTCGGCATGCCTCGCGGCTCGCTGGCACGCACCCTCGCGGGCTACAACGCGGGCGCTGCTGCTGGCGGGGACCCAGTGTTCCACAAGAACGCGCGCTGGACGCGGGTCCTGGCCGGTCCGTTCGCCGCGATCGACCCGCGGATCGGCTTCCACAACCCGACCCACCGCGCCGCCCCCGGCGCCACCGGGTTCGCCGGCTTCACCCTCGGCGGCCTGCGCACGACGGTCGACGGCGAGGTGCTGTCGCTCGACGGTGTCCCGATCCCCGGCCTCTACGCCGCCGGCCGCGCCAGCTCCGGCATGCACGGGCAGGGGTACATCTCCGGCACCTCGCTCGGGGACGGCACCTTCTTCGGCCGCCGCGCCGGGCTGGCTGCTGCGTCGCGCTGA
- a CDS encoding type IV toxin-antitoxin system AbiEi family antitoxin domain-containing protein: MRRTDLQHLTELPADFPLPLDQPFTTTTARREAGLSPRQLAWLVDQGFLRRLVRGVYVANQVPDSLELRCAALRLVVPRDAVVCDRHAGWLHGADMVLEPNEHVHLAPVCVFLPTPGRRLRIGLAASGERSFVRGDVIELNGLRVTSPLRTTWDLGRQRYVEASLAAMDQMLRLGLFSPAELAAGVPRFKGMRWVTTLRTMVAYVDGRAESPPESILRLRWIEAHLPPPIPQLEVYDVEGTFLARLDLGATDLPFAAEYDGDEWHSSPDQLRHDRERRALVEAETGFSIAVVRKENLFGPRADVEAVLRRGVAEARRRCGLPR; this comes from the coding sequence ATGAGACGAACCGACCTCCAGCACCTGACCGAGCTCCCCGCCGACTTCCCGTTGCCGCTCGACCAACCGTTCACCACGACGACCGCGCGACGTGAGGCCGGGCTGTCCCCACGCCAGCTCGCCTGGCTCGTCGACCAAGGCTTCCTGCGACGCCTCGTCCGCGGCGTGTACGTCGCAAACCAGGTCCCCGACAGCCTCGAGCTGCGCTGCGCGGCCCTCCGCCTCGTCGTACCGAGGGACGCGGTGGTCTGCGACCGTCACGCCGGGTGGCTGCACGGCGCCGACATGGTGCTCGAGCCCAACGAGCACGTGCACCTCGCGCCGGTGTGCGTCTTCCTTCCCACACCCGGCCGCCGCCTGCGCATCGGCCTCGCGGCGAGCGGGGAACGCAGCTTCGTGCGTGGCGACGTGATCGAGCTGAACGGGCTGCGCGTCACCTCCCCGTTGCGGACGACCTGGGACCTCGGCCGTCAGCGGTACGTCGAGGCGTCGCTCGCCGCGATGGACCAGATGCTCCGGCTGGGCCTCTTCTCGCCTGCCGAGCTCGCCGCCGGCGTACCTCGTTTCAAGGGCATGCGCTGGGTGACGACGCTGCGCACCATGGTCGCGTACGTCGACGGCCGCGCCGAGTCGCCGCCGGAGTCGATCCTCCGGCTCCGCTGGATCGAAGCGCACCTGCCGCCGCCGATCCCCCAGCTCGAGGTCTACGACGTCGAGGGCACCTTCCTCGCCCGGCTCGACCTGGGCGCGACGGACCTCCCGTTCGCGGCGGAGTACGACGGCGACGAGTGGCACTCCAGTCCGGACCAGCTCCGCCACGACCGGGAGCGGCGGGCGCTGGTCGAGGCGGAGACGGGGTTCTCGATCGCGGTGGTGCGCAAGGAGAATCTCTTCGGTCCGCGCGCCGATGTCGAGGCGGTCCTCCGGCGCGGCGTCGCGGAGGCTCGACGACGGTGTGGTCTGCCAAGATGA
- a CDS encoding SDR family NAD(P)-dependent oxidoreductase, whose amino-acid sequence MGVDLERHGPWAVIAGGSEGVGASFARQLAETGLNLVLLARKPGPLEETATACRELGVDVRTLAVDLTAPDAIERVAEVTEDLEVGLLVFNAGANTYGHEFVTGDLDRFQGVIDLNVTAQLALVQLFGAPMRERRRGGILLIGSLAGYLGAAQISIYAAVKSFCRVFAEGLWLEMQAYDVDVLEFVLGVTRTPAMERAGLNFDIPGMHVSEPDDVARQALALLQDGPVRVAEGNERVAEHRSGHDRSALVREALATSRKLLPAASE is encoded by the coding sequence ATGGGCGTCGACCTGGAACGCCACGGCCCCTGGGCCGTCATCGCCGGCGGCTCGGAGGGCGTCGGTGCGTCCTTCGCTCGGCAGCTCGCCGAGACCGGCCTGAACCTGGTCCTGCTGGCCCGCAAGCCCGGCCCGCTGGAGGAGACCGCGACCGCGTGCCGTGAGCTCGGGGTGGACGTCCGCACGCTCGCGGTCGACCTCACCGCCCCCGACGCGATCGAGCGGGTCGCCGAGGTCACCGAGGACCTCGAGGTCGGGCTGCTCGTCTTCAACGCGGGTGCCAACACCTACGGCCACGAGTTCGTCACCGGCGACCTCGACCGCTTCCAGGGCGTCATCGACCTCAACGTCACCGCCCAGCTCGCCCTCGTGCAGCTCTTCGGCGCACCGATGCGCGAGCGGCGCCGCGGCGGCATCCTGCTGATCGGCTCGCTGGCCGGCTACCTCGGCGCGGCCCAGATCAGCATCTACGCCGCCGTGAAGTCCTTCTGCCGGGTCTTCGCCGAGGGCCTGTGGCTGGAGATGCAGGCGTACGACGTCGACGTCCTCGAGTTCGTCCTCGGCGTCACCCGCACCCCCGCCATGGAGCGCGCCGGCCTCAACTTCGACATCCCCGGCATGCACGTCTCCGAGCCCGACGACGTCGCCCGCCAGGCCCTCGCCCTGCTGCAGGACGGCCCGGTCCGGGTCGCCGAGGGCAACGAGCGGGTCGCCGAGCACCGCAGCGGCCACGACCGCTCCGCGCTGGTCCGCGAGGCCCTGGCGACATCGAGGAAGCTGCTGCCTGCCGCCTCCGAGTAG